TCTAGCGGCCAGTTTGTTAGGCTTAACTTGAATGATTTCATCAAAAACTATTACAAGTTAACCACACATTACCAGATGATTTCTTAGGTTGTTTGCACTTTGTTAGGTTGCAGCTGTGATTAAGTAGCcacagatatttaaatgtatgcacatcCGAGAGCAATTATATTAGCCTACGTGTTTTCTGCGTGAAAGCAGGTAAGGAAATGCTTATGAAATTACTTCTTATTTTACAGATACACGTCTGAAATCCCTtttagatgaagaaaaaaaaaacattttcccaaTGCAATGTGTAACTCTAGCCTAATTTAGAGAACAATGAAGTGTAGCATGTTTATCCAAGCGTTGAAAAAGTTGTTGAAAAAGGACGTATATTCAGCTAAAACTATTCTTTCTATCGTTCATTATTAGTAACTGGGCTAAACATTAATTCAGTATGGCTTTGCCTAGAAATCCAAAGTCCTAGGTTCAATTAAAAGATGAGTTATGCTGACATAAGCAAATGGCACATATTTACAGTCAACGCAAAGACGGTTATCTGACATAATAATGACATTTAGGAACTCGTGATATCTATGAAATCCCCTTTGAGCTATAACATGTCGTACTTGCTTTTTGTTCAACAACGCTGAGAAAATATACTCGTACCACGTGACACAGTTGCGCTCCTTCAGTGGTCAGCACAATAAATTACATCTGAATAGGGGGTGCTTGAATGGTGATTTAATTGATAATAGTCAGTGggtaaaaagaatacattttttattaatatttgctgTACTTGACCAATTAGAGACCGGGGTGCTACAACGCCCCCGTGATATTCAACGTAacccttttaataaaaaaaaaaatcaatgaagaCAGATAAGTGCAGTAACAAATATTGCCAGCAGAGGGCAGTAAGTCTCAGTACTGCACTCGGTTGACAGGTAAGTTGATTCTTTCTAAACAATTTTAGCATTCCTGACTGCCCCCAAATCGACTCAAACAGCTTTATACTATAACCAATCCGATGCAGcaaatgtaaacaatattttatcatGTTGAGAATCACAGAGTAGTTTTATCATAAatcagtgatgtaaagtaacaaattactgtaagtagtttttttctcagaagttgtaatttactaagtagttttaaaattgtgtacttgagtgctgtatctgtacttttactccactactttccttcaacctgctgtCAGTACTTTATTATTTCCCATCTATGAGgacaaatcagtcctgtgattcctgtccaatcaaatggcacattgaaggtaaatcgcatcataatgaactacctcaagacatgggtgatttaaaattgcagcaaactgtttggaagcattaaaagtgtccaagaagatgtccaaaatctttacacgcattgacccagagactgtttagatgcatgtcactgatgaataGTTGAccgatgtttactgtatgataactgaaatggtcttaaacacccagcaggcaagatgtcaacatgaagtcagattgatgttgtaccccaacctccaggagatgttgcattttgtttttaaattaaaatcgggttgatgtcagaacccaatttCAGGCCGACATTAatgtcaaacctaaaatcaaccaaatatcaacgtctaacgatgttacagcttgatgttgtgtagacgttaccactatgatctctatcagacattggattttggttgctatacctgacgaataaatgtcagtatttgacgtcaatatgacgttggtttgagatgttggcttgacgttggattttggtcactttctaacaaataaaatcaaccaaatattaacgtcatttaacgtcgttattggacatcaaaatagtgttgttcttagatgctggctagacgttgcattttggtcacctgacatcacaacctaaatctaacctaatattaatgtcttatgatgttgtgtgcctcctggccaataactaaatgcactacagaatgttacatttacacacatcctcaaactacatgtaaatgcatcagctttttacagcgtaatactcactactcttgagtacttttgaaaggtctactttttactcatattttgagtaatatttacaacagatacttttatacttttggcaagtaatggtactttaacccaagtatgatttttcagtagtcTTTCCACCCCTGGCCTACATATAACTAGTGTTGGGTTTGATTGAACCACCTGGCTGCTTCATTAAGTAAACCTATAGTTTAACTGAAGTAAAATGTACtagtcatgtttgtttgtttgtttgtttgtaaaaccAGTTTTACAAACCATGGTTAAACTACAGTTAGCATCGCAAAATCATGGTTGATTTGTGGTTAGCCATTGATTTGTGGttagtaaataaaacaaagtacaaATGGGAAGTCAATGCACcaaaaaataactatatatatatatatatatatatatatatatatatatatatatatatatatatatatatatatatacttctttCTGTAAGGGTCATTATCATAAAATGTAGCagccatgtttttttgtttgtttgattttacaCATTGTCTTCCATTTGTAAAAACTGTTTTACTACAAATGACATGGTTAAACTATGGGTAGTATTGCAAAATTGTGGTCAAATTTGTGGTTAGCCACATCTTACCATAGTAAGTAAAACAAAGTACAAATGGGAAGTAAATGCGCCAAAGAAAAATGGACGCTACaattttactataatatttttaaagggatttttatctagttatttttaaatatttagttacaCGTGACATGGACATGTCTATGCCAGGCGTGTGTTTGTTTCGAGTAAGACTGCTGACTGAGCATAACCCTTTTTAACACGTCCTCAGTTTATGTAAGTCCCACATGGGTTCTGGAGTTTATAGTATACTTAGAATTTAATTGCACACGTGTTTAGTATAAATATGTGGTTATGTGTTATTATTGCAGTGTATACTTATCTCATTATTTATCCCAAAAGAATGTAAGCAAAATGTGACAACATGCTCTTTTGGATGGGACACGTTGTAACATGACCATATATAACAGCTTCAAATGCTATCGGATCTACTAAaaattttttaacagtttttttttcatgtttttttttttatgaaatttttttaaagaaagtgatTGTGTTCGTCAAGGTGGCATTCATTAAATGTAAacaattgttaaattgttaaatatttattaatattttaaatagctgctttcttattgtatgtagtttcaaatgaaattattacttcagtcattattgcttgtattactattaccattaataataataataataataatacaaaaattattattattaataataatacatattagagtgatttctgaaagataatgtgactctgaagactggagtaatgaagcttaaaatttgtctttaaaatgattgaaataaatatgaaataaataaataattatttaaatgaaataaataaataaattaaattaatttataagcttttgaacagttgttttacagtgcaataacatttcacaagtgtacaatttatgctgtatttttgatcaaataaatacagccttggtgagcaggataagcttattttaaaacatttaaaaatcctactgaccccaaacttttgaccagtagagtgtatatatattatattagggttagtttgttttttgactgatagttttagtcttagttttagtttactaaaataaccttggttCCAACAACACAACGTGTATGAGGTAGCAAATAACTGTCGATACTTATACTcaaatggacagttcacccaaacatgaacttttactcatcatttactcacacttaagtggttctaaactactaattttctttttctgttgcaACTGAAAATAATATTGGTTAATCACAATAACAAAtggtattctgaagaatgttgggggaaaaaacccttgacatccatagtaggaaccaaaaaaatactatggacgtcaatggctgcttttccgAATGAAACCTAAACTATTCCTTTGAGTTGTGTGTCTGTCAGACCACTAGAGGGCAGTAtggtttaacatttttattaagataatcaaaaacaTCCAGTTCATCTCATCAGCTTGTTATAAAAACTAACCTGAAATAGAAACTTTATATAAGAGACTATTGCAAAACACTGCTGTATGTCATACCTTGTCAGGAATGGTTTTAGCCATACATACTCTAAATTGGTTCTCTACTTTTAACCCATCCAAATAGGTTCACACTTTGAGTGGggtcacacacacaaagacacactgtGACCAAACACCCAGGGCGGTGCTATTGGTTCCAGCATTTAGAGAGGAATTGGGTGCCTTGCTCAGGGTGCACCTCAGCTGCATATTGAAGATGAAGAGAGTATTCACTCTCTACATCTTTAATTCCTGCAGGGACTGGGAATTGAATCAGCAACCTTTGAGTAACAACTCCAACTCACTAACCCATTAGACCACAACTGTCTCTGCAGACTGCAATATGCAATCCTAAACATTTTATACAGATAAAATGCTGCTCTGCATGTCTGTAATCACTTGAACTCAAACTTGTGAGCCATAGTCATCTCGGATATGGTAATATCCTTCCACTTTAATCAGTATTCATCACACTGCATCAAATCAAGCTGCGGTAAAATTGAGTGTACTTCAAGAAGTGTACCTTTTTTAATAGTCTTCTGTTTCGAGATGATGTGCAATACATGAAATACCACTGCCCTTTTAAGGGGGAGTGTGATTTAGTAaggtaataaaacaaaaacacagacgAAGTCATTAACTTGCAAACCATTTGACATTAGACTGAAGATACCGTGCAGCAACAACTACAAATCATCATCGGTGATGTATAACGGAACATCATAAATAGGCTATCCCAGATGTCCCTGGTGTGCTTAATGAGACACATGACTGACATTGTGAGGACAGGAGGGCTGCAGTCGAGGTGACCATCCAAAGCTAACACGTCCAATCGTCTGCATGTTGCGGCCCGCTTCTGAGAGTCTGAAAGCCACACATCGTCTTGTTCTCGTGTTACAGCAGATTATGGAGCtctattttaagtgtttgttcTAAAGCTCCAAACTGAAGCCCAGTGGGTCCTTGAATAGAGTTACAAGATCCCCTCCATAGATACAAAAGCAGTCTGGGCAGTAATTGCTTTATGATGGGCTGCTGCTGACCGAGACTTGACAGTGCCTGAGATTTTGCAGACTAGAGGATTTTGGAAGGGATTTTAATGCAGGAAGTACCTTCATACCCTCAGGGTTGTTCTTGTTTGGTGGCTGCCCACAGTTGAACCAAAAACTATGTCAGTGTTAGTTTTTCGACCTTTGGGAGCTTGGGTGTTTGCAACAAGCCTGTTTTTAGAGTGGCCTTCGGTGTCCCTTGATTGTTGTGAGGTCAAGGCGGGTCAAGACCCGTCTGGTTGGTAAAAGAATGATGGAATGCACTAACACAAACATGAAAGGCAGGTGGATGCTGATGGGTGTAGTTGATCCATGGATTGGCATCTATCCATGACGTTGACATTTTCTAATAATACCTCTCATCCTACCTTGCTTCCCCAAGCAATTTATTCCATTCAGGTCAGGCTGTTCCATTCAAGGTTCAGTCAACttcttttgcattttaaaaacttaCTTCAAGACTTAAGTTGTAGGAAAATACATGGTAAAAAAATGTAGATTTCTCTGAGCTTTTCGCCTTCCGATTTTCATCGCAAGTTAGTATGTCTTCACCAGTTGTCATTTCTACCAGAGTATATTGCCCTTCTGATCCGTGGATTGGCATTTATCCATGATGTTGACATCTAATACCATTCATTCCACCTTGTTTCTTCAAGCAATATATTTCATCCCATCCGTTTCATTCTAGTTGGTCAACTTGCATGCATTTCGAAACTCACTTCAGGATTTACGTTGTAGGAATATACATGATAAAAATGTAGCCAAACTCATAGTTTTCTGAAGTAACATTCAAACCCACTCTGACCTTTTCTCTTTCCCATCTCCACCGCAAGTTGTTACGTCTTCACCAGTGGTCATTTCTACCAGAGTATATTGCCCTACTCTTCTGGTACACAACGCTGTCGCTCCAGAGCCATCAATTGCACCTTGCACAGCTAGTTTATCCCTTCGAGGAGGTGGTGGAGGTTTCAGCCGACTACGTTTGCTTACTCGGATGGATCTAGGGGTTCCCAAGGGCTCACTGGGGCACAGGGCTACTTCACTGCCTTCTCTCACCATCCCCTCTTCTTGGGTGGGTTGGTAGCTGCTGCTGTCATCATTGTTTCTGAAACCAGGAATTCCCGAAATTGTAGAAATTCCTTCTTGAGGTGAGGATGGTGGAGGGTCATCGTCCAAAAGCACAGAAGCAGCTTCATCGCCACTTGAGTTTCTGGTCCCTCTTTTGCGAAACACTCCTGGACTCATCACATCTTGATTTGGAGGGATGCTAGTGTCCACACCTTGATTTCCATTCCCTGACACGTAGTACTGCTCCTCTGCGTACATCTTTTGCACTAgcatctttcttttgtttttttgcctCACAGAGAGCTTGATGGCACAAATCAGGTCGCAGATGTTTAAAAGCAAGGACAAAGCGGCTGCCCCCAACATGAAGTTCAACATGACGGTTTTCTCAGTGGGTCTAGAGACGTAGCAGTCCACCATTGTTGTGCAAGGTGCCTGCTGACACATGAAGCGTCTGGGGATGTGAAAGCCGAACAAGTAATAATGGGCAGCTCCAAATCCAGCTTCTACCATTATTCGAAGCAGAAGATGCAAGATGTAGGCTCCTGTGAAGTACTGCACCCGTCCGTTCTCAGCCTTCACGACTGTCTTACAAAGTGATGCTTTCCTGAACGATTCTTGATGGATCTTGTAGATGGAGTCCGCTTTTATGGACTCAGAAGTTCCGGTATCGGTAGCTAGGCCAGAACTCACTTTGTGGATCACGTAGATGATGAACATCATGTAGGGGAGGCACAGAGTGGTGATTTGCACAAGCCAGAAGCGGAAAAGGGAAAGAGGGGCAAACATGTCGTAGCACACATTGGCACAACCGGGCTGAATGGTGTTACACACAAATCGTTCCTGCTCATCCTGGTAGAGAGGATAACCAGCAAACAGCAACACCAAGATCCTTAGAAATACCACCAGGACAAGCCATGCTTTCCCTAAAGAGCACATGGACACATTTAGTTAATGCAGACGTTATTCAGTTTGACAACTTAGAAATAGAATttcagtattattttaataacattatctTTGACATTCAGTAGACATTGTTTCTAATATTATGACTTTGATAGTTACTTTTTAGAGGATTAGCTTTGCTGAAAggcatatataatatttaatcatCCTCAAGTAGTTGCAAACATTTATGAGATTCTTTCCTTTATGTTGAATACAAaaatatccacttgttaagtgcaaTGTCATGTGAATCGGCTTCCATGTCTAAGCgctttatcaaactgtatggTATTACAttccatacagtttgatatagtgcttggatatatatatatatatatatatatatatatatatatatatatatatatatatatatatatatatatatatatatatatatatatatatatatatatttatccatccatgccTATTAtacgatggccagaaagtgatttattttctataaattgttaaaatattaatctGTCATGCAGAAAGCCCAgagactaaaaagtggtcataaacaaatattttctcaatttaaatgagcagcggcttggacctggaaacagtattccatacattaCAGCAGATATGTTTTGAAGAAAATGTATAACCgttgacttacatagtaggaaaaacacatagCATGAAAAagcaaatggttacaggtttcttacttgtttttaaaatcaaaaaaaaaaaaagaaaatcataaaggttttaaaGAAATGAAGTATGAGTAAactatgacagaattttttaatcaaatatccctttaagagatTTTCATCTCTTTGTAGAAAGTCAGCTTTTccatatatatttgtaaatacattaaaaaatgtactttaaaataaattatctttttttttttttttttgcaat
This window of the Danio aesculapii chromosome 24, fDanAes4.1, whole genome shotgun sequence genome carries:
- the gjd4 gene encoding gap junction delta-4 protein, with product MAKQATSEVIFITLNHNITLTGKAWLVLVVFLRILVLLFAGYPLYQDEQERFVCNTIQPGCANVCYDMFAPLSLFRFWLVQITTLCLPYMMFIIYVIHKVSSGLATDTGTSESIKADSIYKIHQESFRKASLCKTVVKAENGRVQYFTGAYILHLLLRIMVEAGFGAAHYYLFGFHIPRRFMCQQAPCTTMVDCYVSRPTEKTVMLNFMLGAAALSLLLNICDLICAIKLSVRQKNKRKMLVQKMYAEEQYYVSGNGNQGVDTSIPPNQDVMSPGVFRKRGTRNSSGDEAASVLLDDDPPPSSPQEGISTISGIPGFRNNDDSSSYQPTQEEGMVREGSEVALCPSEPLGTPRSIRVSKRSRLKPPPPPRRDKLAVQGAIDGSGATALCTRRVGQYTLVEMTTGEDVTTCGGDGKEKRSEWV